The proteins below come from a single Mycolicibacterium sp. TY81 genomic window:
- a CDS encoding PLP-dependent cysteine synthase family protein, whose protein sequence is MVGNTPVLWVSEPFATSDTGFWAKLEAHNPNGMKDRPALYMVEQARDRGDLKPGAMIVESTSGTLGLGLALAGIIYRHPVTLVTDPGMEPIIVQMLTAYGAQVDIVTEPHPIGGWQQARKDRVAEILAVEPDSWCPDQYQNPDNVDAYRGVAEELIDQLGTVDTLVCSVGTGGHSAGVGRVLREHNPNLRLVGVDTIGSTIFGQPASTRLMRGLGSSIYPGNVDYPAFDEAHWVAPNEAVWAARTLAAKYHASGGWSVGAVALVAGWVARTSAPGTRVAAVFPDGPMRYHGTIYDDDYCRKHDLLDRPPAQEPDVIDDPSARVVDRWTRLTRVIDPIGRQA, encoded by the coding sequence TTGGTGGGTAACACCCCGGTGTTGTGGGTGTCGGAACCTTTTGCTACATCTGACACCGGATTTTGGGCCAAGCTGGAGGCGCACAACCCCAACGGTATGAAGGACCGGCCCGCTCTATATATGGTGGAGCAGGCCCGGGACCGTGGGGACCTCAAGCCTGGGGCGATGATCGTCGAATCAACCAGTGGAACGCTGGGGCTGGGGTTGGCGCTGGCTGGGATCATCTACCGGCACCCGGTAACCCTGGTCACTGATCCGGGGATGGAGCCGATCATCGTTCAGATGCTGACCGCCTACGGCGCGCAGGTCGACATCGTGACCGAACCGCACCCGATCGGCGGATGGCAACAAGCTCGCAAGGATCGTGTCGCTGAAATCCTTGCCGTTGAACCGGATTCGTGGTGTCCTGATCAGTACCAGAACCCCGATAATGTCGATGCCTACCGCGGCGTCGCCGAAGAGTTGATCGATCAGCTGGGCACCGTTGACACACTCGTGTGCTCGGTGGGCACCGGTGGGCACTCGGCGGGCGTGGGACGTGTGCTGCGGGAACACAATCCGAATCTGCGGCTGGTGGGGGTCGACACCATCGGTTCTACGATATTCGGGCAGCCCGCCAGCACGCGGCTGATGCGTGGCCTCGGGTCGAGCATCTACCCGGGTAACGTCGATTATCCCGCGTTCGACGAAGCCCATTGGGTCGCGCCGAATGAGGCCGTCTGGGCCGCACGAACCTTGGCCGCTAAATACCATGCCAGCGGTGGGTGGAGTGTGGGGGCGGTCGCATTGGTCGCGGGGTGGGTAGCCCGCACATCTGCTCCTGGTACGCGTGTCGCCGCCGTGTTTCCCGACGGTCCGATGCGCTACCACGGCACCATTTACGACGATGACTACTGCCGCAAACATGATTTGCTCGATCGTCCGCCGGCGCAGGAGCCCGATGTGATCGATGATCCGTCCGCGCGAGTGGTGGATCGATGGACCAGACTGACTCGGGTGATCGATCCGATCGGCCGGCAGGCATGA
- a CDS encoding MspA family porin — translation MRVVGRVLLAMAAAVSSPFLGAGAGTSHAGLDNELSLVDGQDRTLTVQQWDTFLNGVFPLDRNRLTREWFHSGRAKYNCAGTGCDEFAGTLELGYQIGFPWSLGVGINFSYTTPNILLDDVTPATFFPGTIGSGSGGIITPNLFPGVSISADLGNGPGIQEVATFSVDVSGPAGAVAVSNAHGTVTGAAGGVLLRPFARLIAKTGDSVTTYGEPWNMN, via the coding sequence ATGAGGGTGGTTGGTCGGGTGCTGTTGGCGATGGCAGCGGCGGTGTCGTCGCCGTTCCTGGGCGCGGGGGCGGGGACGTCCCATGCGGGTCTGGACAATGAGCTGAGCCTGGTCGATGGTCAGGATCGGACGTTGACGGTGCAGCAGTGGGACACGTTCCTCAACGGGGTGTTCCCTCTGGATCGCAACCGGTTGACGCGTGAGTGGTTCCATTCGGGCCGGGCCAAGTACAACTGCGCTGGTACGGGTTGTGATGAGTTCGCGGGCACGTTGGAGTTGGGTTATCAGATTGGTTTCCCATGGTCGCTGGGTGTGGGGATCAATTTCAGTTACACCACACCGAACATCCTGCTCGATGATGTGACGCCGGCGACGTTCTTCCCGGGCACCATCGGCAGCGGTTCCGGTGGCATCATCACGCCGAACCTATTCCCGGGTGTGTCGATTTCTGCTGACCTGGGCAATGGTCCGGGTATCCAGGAAGTCGCGACGTTCTCGGTGGACGTGTCCGGCCCGGCCGGTGCTGTTGCCGTCTCGAATGCCCATGGCACGGTCACTGGCGCCGCCGGCGGTGTTCTTCTGCGTCCCTTCGCCCGGCTGATCGCCAAGACCGGTGATAGCGTCACCACCTACGGCGAACCCTGGAACATGAACTAG
- a CDS encoding MspA family porin — protein sequence MRVVGRVLLAAAAVSSLFLGAGTSHAGLDNELSLVDGQDRTLTVQQWDTFLNGVFPLDRNRLTREWFHSGRAKYNCAGTGCDEFAGTLELGYQIGFPWSLGVGINFSYTTPNILLDNVTPATFFPGTIGSGSGGIITPNLFPGVSISADLGNGPGIQEVATFSVDVSGPAGAVAVSNAHGTVTGAAGGVLLRPFARLIAKTGDSVTTYGEPWNMN from the coding sequence ATGAGGGTGGTTGGTCGGGTCCTGTTGGCGGCGGCGGCCGTGTCGTCGTTGTTCCTGGGGGCGGGAACATCTCATGCGGGTCTGGACAATGAGCTGAGCCTGGTCGATGGTCAGGATCGGACGTTGACGGTGCAGCAGTGGGACACGTTCCTCAACGGGGTGTTCCCTCTGGATCGCAACCGGTTGACGCGTGAGTGGTTCCATTCGGGCCGGGCCAAGTACAACTGCGCTGGTACGGGTTGTGATGAGTTCGCGGGCACGTTGGAGTTGGGTTATCAGATTGGTTTCCCATGGTCGCTGGGTGTGGGGATCAATTTCAGTTACACCACACCGAACATCCTGCTCGATAATGTGACGCCGGCGACGTTCTTCCCGGGCACCATCGGCAGCGGTTCCGGTGGCATCATCACGCCGAACCTATTCCCGGGTGTGTCGATTTCTGCTGACCTGGGCAATGGTCCGGGTATCCAGGAAGTCGCGACGTTCTCGGTGGACGTGTCCGGCCCGGCCGGTGCTGTTGCCGTCTCGAATGCCCATGGCACGGTTACTGGCGCCGCCGGCGGTGTTCTTCTGCGTCCCTTCGCCCGGCTGATCGCCAAGACCGGTGATAGCGTCACCACCTACGGCGAACCCTGGAACATGAACTGA
- a CDS encoding YoaK family protein has translation MAGYVNSVALLVWLFPVGNLTALTTSVGMHASNPLLYSGRMIAVIVIGFLIGVMGAGVVLAPQRGHTGPRHGGVLLAEAVLLVAAAGIEHPLIRAPLAAAACGLQNGMTSGFPEMAVRTTHFTGTLTDLGLLVARGYWHGVDVWRAAVLTTTIVLFVGGAAVGVIVGGNIGDHALLPVAAVCAALAGVNVLHNRRSYASQN, from the coding sequence ATTGCTGGCTACGTCAACTCGGTGGCGCTGCTGGTATGGCTGTTTCCGGTGGGCAACCTCACCGCGTTGACCACCAGCGTGGGGATGCATGCCAGCAATCCGCTGTTGTATTCGGGCCGCATGATCGCGGTGATCGTCATCGGGTTCCTTATCGGCGTCATGGGGGCTGGTGTGGTGCTGGCTCCACAGCGTGGCCACACCGGCCCTCGGCACGGGGGGGTGCTGCTCGCCGAGGCGGTGCTGCTGGTTGCTGCGGCCGGAATCGAACACCCTTTAATCAGGGCGCCGCTGGCCGCAGCAGCATGCGGATTACAAAATGGTATGACGTCGGGATTTCCGGAGATGGCGGTACGAACGACCCATTTCACTGGGACGCTTACCGACCTGGGACTGCTTGTGGCGCGTGGCTACTGGCACGGTGTGGACGTGTGGCGCGCCGCTGTATTGACCACGACAATAGTGCTGTTCGTCGGCGGTGCCGCTGTAGGGGTGATCGTCGGTGGCAACATCGGCGATCATGCGTTGTTGCCCGTCGCAGCGGTATGTGCAGCTCTGGCCGGCGTTAACGTGCTGCACAATCGTCGCAGCTATGCGTCTCAAAATTAG